Proteins from one Vibrio coralliirubri genomic window:
- a CDS encoding putative 2-aminoethylphosphonate ABC transporter permease subunit, with protein MMQSKLLIQRRVQPFLARLSKDNVILFGLLAFLSVVMTLFILMPLWAMLKKSVQNADGEFVGLENFATYFASQSLWQSVGNTFTLGLLVTVVVGVLAFGYAYALTRSCMPFKGFFQVLGSAPILAPSLLPAISLIFLFGNQGIAKEVLGGNSVYGLIGISLGLIFWTFPHALMILTTSLRTSDARLYEAARALNTSSLKTFFMVTLPAAKYGLISTLIVVFTLVVCDFGVPKVIGGSYNVLSTDIFKQVVGQQNFSMGAVTSILLLLPALLAFTVDRWVQKKQKSLFDTRSVAYQPEPSSLRDGLCFLYCTIISAAVVIVLGMAIYGSMVTFWPWNKALTLNNYNFAEMSTYGWAPFFNSLTLGAWTAIIGTVLIFLGAYCIEKGRAFGPVRQAMQMLSVVPMAVPGMVLGLGYIFYFNDLSNPLNFLYGTMAFLVINTVVHYYTVGHMTALTALKQLPSEIEATAASVNLPQYKLFFKVTVPVCLPAILDIATYLFINALTTTSAVVFLYSTNTIPASVSVLNMDDAGQTGAAAAMAVMIMISAASAKLIHMLINKLFEKRTQAWRKR; from the coding sequence ATGATGCAATCTAAGCTGCTAATTCAACGACGAGTACAACCTTTTCTGGCTCGGTTAAGCAAAGACAACGTAATTCTGTTTGGGCTGCTGGCCTTTTTGTCTGTGGTCATGACGCTGTTTATCCTGATGCCACTGTGGGCGATGTTGAAAAAGAGTGTTCAGAACGCAGATGGCGAATTTGTAGGCTTAGAGAATTTCGCAACGTATTTTGCGTCTCAAAGCTTATGGCAGTCGGTAGGCAATACCTTCACGCTTGGACTGCTAGTGACCGTTGTCGTGGGCGTCTTGGCGTTTGGTTATGCCTATGCGCTAACTCGTTCATGCATGCCTTTTAAAGGATTTTTTCAAGTGCTGGGTTCTGCGCCTATTCTTGCTCCGTCACTGCTTCCTGCAATCAGTCTTATCTTCTTATTTGGTAACCAAGGTATCGCTAAAGAAGTCTTGGGTGGCAACTCGGTTTATGGCTTGATTGGTATTTCACTGGGCTTGATATTCTGGACGTTTCCACACGCCTTGATGATTCTGACCACCTCATTAAGAACCTCTGACGCTCGCCTTTATGAGGCAGCACGTGCACTCAATACTTCATCGTTAAAAACCTTTTTTATGGTGACGTTACCTGCGGCAAAATACGGCTTGATCAGCACATTGATCGTTGTGTTTACGTTGGTGGTTTGTGACTTTGGTGTGCCAAAAGTGATAGGTGGTAGCTACAACGTGCTATCGACTGACATCTTTAAGCAGGTGGTAGGTCAACAGAACTTCTCTATGGGTGCGGTAACTAGTATCTTACTGCTATTGCCAGCGTTGCTTGCGTTTACCGTTGACCGCTGGGTTCAAAAGAAACAGAAGAGCTTGTTTGATACTCGTTCTGTCGCGTACCAACCAGAACCTAGCTCACTACGTGATGGCTTATGTTTCCTTTATTGCACCATTATCTCTGCTGCTGTGGTTATCGTGTTGGGCATGGCAATATATGGGTCTATGGTTACCTTCTGGCCTTGGAACAAAGCGCTAACGCTAAACAACTATAACTTCGCAGAAATGAGTACTTATGGTTGGGCGCCATTCTTCAACTCCTTAACGCTTGGTGCTTGGACTGCGATAATTGGTACTGTTCTGATTTTCCTAGGGGCATACTGCATTGAGAAAGGTCGCGCCTTCGGTCCTGTTCGTCAAGCGATGCAAATGCTCAGTGTTGTTCCGATGGCCGTTCCGGGTATGGTGCTGGGTTTGGGGTATATCTTCTACTTCAATGATTTGAGTAATCCACTCAACTTCTTGTATGGCACGATGGCGTTCTTGGTGATTAATACCGTGGTTCACTACTACACGGTAGGGCACATGACGGCGTTAACGGCATTGAAACAGCTGCCTTCTGAAATTGAGGCAACGGCGGCTTCGGTAAACTTACCGCAATACAAGCTGTTCTTTAAGGTGACGGTACCCGTTTGTCTGCCGGCGATTTTAGATATTGCGACATACCTGTTTATTAATGCACTTACCACGACATCTGCGGTAGTATTCTTGTATTCTACCAATACGATTCCAGCGTCAGTATCAGTACTGAATATGGACGATGCGGGTCAAACGGGTGCAGCAGCAGCCATGGCAGTGATGATCATGATATCAGCAGCGAGTGCGAAGTTGATTCATATGCTAATCAACAAGTTATTCGAGAAGCGCACCCAAGCTTGGCGTAAACGCTAG
- a CDS encoding putative 2-aminoethylphosphonate ABC transporter ATP-binding protein, protein MSNQTYLNIENVVKQFGQFTALKDISLSIDKGEFVCFLGPSGCGKTTLLRAIAGLDLPTSGSIEQNGKDTTFLPPEKRDFGIVFQSYALFPNLTVEENIAIGLKNQGMSTKEALETVESWLETIGLPTSGQKFPNQLSGGQQQRVALARALALSPGLLLLDEPLSALDAKVRTHLRDEICQLQRKLGITTIMVTHDQDEALTMADRIVVMNHGVIEQVGAPQEIYQKPVSRFVAEFVGSMNFIQASVAAQGKMRIAESMLPLPGLDNLTPNLGDVFDIAVRPEQIQFVDRFSESLPVRIVSSEFLGAFYRVECQLQHDSTAKEIIVDVPVKEFNRLKLRRSDIRYVAFDQEGLRAYPSKSLQVMKDEAA, encoded by the coding sequence ATGAGCAACCAAACTTATTTGAATATTGAAAACGTTGTAAAGCAATTTGGCCAATTTACAGCGTTAAAAGACATCTCCCTATCGATAGATAAAGGCGAGTTTGTCTGCTTCCTTGGCCCATCTGGCTGTGGAAAAACCACCTTATTACGTGCGATTGCAGGTCTAGACTTACCAACTTCAGGCTCTATTGAGCAGAACGGTAAGGATACGACCTTCTTGCCACCAGAAAAGCGCGACTTTGGCATCGTGTTCCAGTCTTACGCTTTGTTTCCAAATCTCACTGTGGAAGAAAACATTGCGATTGGTCTGAAAAACCAAGGCATGTCGACCAAAGAAGCCCTTGAGACGGTTGAGTCTTGGTTAGAAACCATCGGCTTACCAACGTCTGGTCAGAAATTCCCAAATCAGCTATCTGGTGGGCAGCAGCAGCGTGTTGCTCTGGCTCGCGCATTAGCTCTTTCTCCAGGCTTGTTGCTACTCGATGAACCGCTTTCTGCGTTGGACGCTAAGGTAAGAACACATCTACGTGATGAGATCTGCCAACTGCAACGTAAGTTGGGTATCACCACTATTATGGTGACGCACGACCAAGATGAAGCGTTAACGATGGCAGACCGCATTGTGGTGATGAATCATGGTGTTATCGAGCAGGTAGGTGCTCCTCAAGAGATCTACCAAAAACCCGTCAGTCGTTTTGTGGCTGAGTTTGTCGGCAGTATGAACTTCATTCAAGCTTCTGTTGCAGCTCAAGGCAAGATGCGCATTGCTGAGTCAATGCTGCCGTTACCTGGCTTAGATAATCTCACGCCAAATCTGGGTGATGTTTTCGATATTGCCGTTCGTCCAGAGCAAATCCAGTTTGTTGATCGTTTTAGTGAATCCTTGCCAGTGAGAATCGTATCAAGCGAATTCTTAGGGGCGTTTTATCGTGTTGAGTGTCAATTGCAACATGACTCAACGGCGAAAGAGATCATCGTTGATGTACCCGTCAAAGAGTTCAACCGATTGAAGCTGCGTCGCAGTGATATTCGTTACGTGGCGTTTGATCAAGAAGGCCTTAGAGCTTACCCATCGAAAAGCCTGCAAGTGATGAAAGACGAGGCGGCGTAA
- a CDS encoding FAD-dependent oxidoreductase, translated as MTKHYSYWFKQALEQEFGNINAGLDSAKPLQKDVNCDIAIVGGGYTGLWTAILIKQQQPEKHVVVIEKGLCGSGASGANGGCMLTWSTKYPTLKKLYGKEQAKWLVKESEKVIYEIEAFCNEHKIDAHLYRSGTYYTATNEAQKGGMEPVVNELVKQGINSWKKCDNSLADKAGSDRHIEGYYSEAAGSVQPALLARGLRRVALELGVEIHENTEMTSLDYGSPARIQTQGGSVFADKVILALNAWMLDHFKEFKRSIVVVSSDMVVTKPIPEKLKQFGPEKGAAVVDSRIFVHYYRDTQDGRLMLGKGGNKFSFANQVESMFNQTTNYLPILNQSFQKLFPKLEQSEFDYNWSGGSDRSVTGLPFFGNLKGQSNIYYGLGYSGNGVAQTRMGGKILSAMVLDIDNAWTRSGLTKGPLGRFPPEPFRWVGAMMVRDAIRRKENAEDSGNTPLWLDKQLSKLAGAAGKADKVES; from the coding sequence ATGACAAAGCACTACTCATATTGGTTCAAGCAAGCGTTGGAACAAGAGTTTGGCAACATCAATGCGGGGCTAGATTCGGCTAAGCCGCTCCAAAAAGACGTCAACTGTGATATCGCCATTGTTGGCGGTGGCTATACGGGTTTATGGACGGCGATTTTAATCAAACAACAGCAACCCGAAAAGCATGTTGTCGTGATTGAAAAAGGCCTATGTGGTAGCGGTGCTTCTGGGGCGAACGGCGGTTGCATGCTGACGTGGTCGACTAAGTATCCGACGCTGAAAAAGCTCTATGGAAAAGAACAAGCGAAATGGTTGGTTAAGGAATCGGAAAAGGTTATATACGAGATCGAAGCCTTCTGTAACGAACACAAGATTGACGCGCATCTATATCGCAGCGGAACTTACTACACGGCGACCAATGAAGCTCAGAAGGGTGGAATGGAGCCAGTTGTTAATGAGCTGGTTAAGCAGGGTATCAATAGCTGGAAGAAGTGCGACAATTCTTTAGCTGATAAAGCGGGATCTGATCGCCATATTGAGGGTTACTACTCAGAAGCTGCGGGTAGTGTGCAGCCAGCGTTATTGGCTAGAGGTTTGCGCCGAGTGGCGCTCGAACTGGGTGTCGAAATTCACGAAAACACAGAAATGACATCACTCGACTATGGCTCTCCCGCTCGAATTCAAACCCAAGGCGGGTCAGTATTTGCGGATAAAGTGATCTTGGCACTCAATGCGTGGATGCTCGATCACTTTAAAGAGTTCAAACGCAGCATAGTGGTTGTCTCTTCCGATATGGTCGTGACCAAGCCTATTCCTGAAAAGCTCAAGCAGTTTGGCCCAGAGAAAGGGGCGGCGGTGGTGGATTCGCGTATCTTTGTCCATTACTACCGAGATACTCAGGACGGACGACTCATGTTGGGTAAAGGCGGTAATAAGTTCTCGTTTGCCAATCAAGTTGAAAGCATGTTTAACCAAACCACTAACTACCTACCGATTCTCAATCAATCGTTCCAAAAACTGTTCCCTAAATTGGAACAAAGTGAATTCGATTACAATTGGTCTGGCGGCTCAGATCGTTCGGTCACCGGATTGCCATTTTTCGGTAATCTAAAAGGCCAAAGCAACATCTATTATGGACTTGGTTATTCAGGCAATGGCGTTGCTCAAACCCGTATGGGCGGGAAGATTTTGTCAGCAATGGTACTCGATATCGACAATGCTTGGACACGAAGCGGTTTAACTAAAGGCCCATTAGGACGCTTCCCGCCAGAGCCATTTCGTTGGGTAGGTGCGATGATGGTGCGTGATGCGATACGAAGAAAAGAGAACGCGGAAGATTCGGGTAACACGCCATTGTGGCTAGATAAACAGTTATCCAAACTCGCAGGTGCGGCGGGCAAAGCCGACAAGGTTGAATCATAG
- a CDS encoding putative 2-aminoethylphosphonate ABC transporter substrate-binding protein: MMKNRFMKGSLAALVTLLAGNANAAQEVTVYTAFETDILAKYKNAFESENPDINIKWVRDSTGIMTAKLLAEKNNPRAEVVWGLAGSSMALLKEEGILKPYTPQGVEALRANLNDPQSTQAWYGNDAFFNAVCFNEVVAKQLNLPAPKSWDDLTKPIYKGHIAMPNPASSGTGYMQVSAWLQNMGEDQGWNYMQKLDQNIAHYTHSGSKPCVQAGMGEVAIGISMASRGAKLKTQGAPLSVITPEGIGWESEAVGLVKPSDAAQRVIDWSISKAANELYIEMYPVVGHKDVTGKAENFPNVEKNMAKMDFARMGSERADVLKTWSEKFDAKSEPKS, encoded by the coding sequence ATGATGAAAAACCGTTTTATGAAAGGATCACTTGCAGCTTTAGTAACTCTACTAGCTGGTAACGCTAATGCAGCACAGGAAGTGACGGTTTACACTGCTTTTGAAACTGACATTTTAGCTAAATACAAAAATGCTTTCGAAAGTGAAAACCCAGACATCAACATCAAGTGGGTGCGTGATTCAACAGGGATCATGACGGCAAAATTATTGGCTGAGAAAAACAACCCTCGTGCAGAGGTAGTTTGGGGTCTTGCGGGTTCTTCAATGGCATTGCTTAAAGAAGAGGGCATCCTGAAACCTTATACGCCTCAAGGTGTAGAAGCATTACGCGCTAACCTTAACGACCCACAGTCTACTCAAGCTTGGTATGGCAATGACGCATTCTTCAATGCAGTTTGCTTTAACGAAGTGGTGGCTAAGCAATTGAACCTACCGGCACCTAAGTCTTGGGATGACCTAACGAAGCCTATCTACAAGGGCCACATTGCTATGCCAAACCCAGCGTCTTCTGGTACAGGCTACATGCAGGTTTCGGCTTGGCTACAAAACATGGGTGAAGACCAAGGTTGGAACTACATGCAGAAGCTAGATCAAAACATTGCTCACTACACGCACTCAGGCTCTAAGCCATGTGTTCAAGCGGGCATGGGCGAAGTCGCTATCGGTATTTCTATGGCGAGCCGTGGCGCTAAGCTGAAAACTCAAGGCGCTCCACTTTCAGTGATTACGCCTGAAGGCATCGGCTGGGAATCTGAAGCGGTAGGCCTTGTTAAGCCTTCTGATGCAGCACAACGTGTTATCGATTGGTCTATTTCTAAAGCGGCGAATGAGCTTTACATCGAAATGTACCCAGTTGTTGGTCACAAAGATGTGACAGGCAAAGCAGAGAACTTCCCTAATGTAGAAAAGAACATGGCAAAAATGGACTTCGCTCGCATGGGCAGCGAACGTGCCGACGTTCTTAAAACATGGTCTGAGAAGTTTGACGCTAAATCAGAGCCAAAATCTTAA
- the phnW gene encoding 2-aminoethylphosphonate--pyruvate transaminase, with the protein MRNEYLLLTPGPLSTSETVRQAMLKDWCTWDDEYNKDVVEVIRSKLVTLATKQTGYTSVLMQGSGTASVEATIGSVISKSGKLLVVDNGAYGARIAQIAEYLNIPCHVVSPGETSQPDLNEMETALAMGSDITHVAIVHCETTTGMLNPIEDIAKLAKQHNKTVILDAMSSFGGIPMDIADLGIDYMISSANKCIQGVPGFGFVIAKQSELEKCKGQARSLTLDLFDQWQCMESNHGKWRFTSPTHTVRAFYQALLELEQEGGIEARHSRYQTNQTTLVAGMRSLGFEPLLNDDLHSPIITSFYSPTHSDYQFKEFYDRLKEQGFVIYPGKVSNADCFRIGNIGEVYPSDIEALIGAVKNAMYWDIK; encoded by the coding sequence ATGAGAAACGAATACCTACTACTGACACCGGGTCCTCTATCTACTTCTGAAACCGTTCGCCAAGCGATGCTAAAAGATTGGTGTACTTGGGATGATGAATACAACAAAGACGTTGTTGAAGTGATTCGTAGCAAGCTAGTGACTTTGGCGACTAAGCAAACGGGTTATACGAGCGTACTAATGCAAGGTAGCGGCACCGCTTCAGTTGAAGCAACAATCGGTAGCGTTATCTCTAAAAGCGGCAAGCTTCTTGTTGTTGACAACGGTGCGTATGGTGCTCGTATTGCTCAAATCGCAGAATACTTAAACATTCCATGCCATGTCGTTTCCCCAGGTGAAACATCACAGCCTGACTTGAACGAAATGGAGACGGCATTGGCTATGGGTTCAGACATTACTCACGTTGCGATTGTGCACTGTGAGACCACTACGGGTATGTTGAATCCAATCGAAGACATCGCCAAATTGGCAAAGCAGCACAACAAAACCGTCATTCTAGATGCGATGTCGAGTTTTGGTGGCATCCCTATGGATATTGCTGACTTAGGTATCGATTACATGATCAGCTCAGCAAACAAGTGTATTCAAGGTGTACCTGGATTCGGCTTTGTTATTGCGAAGCAATCGGAACTGGAAAAATGCAAAGGCCAAGCTCGTTCATTAACCCTTGACCTGTTTGACCAATGGCAATGCATGGAAAGCAACCATGGTAAATGGCGCTTCACCTCTCCAACTCATACAGTGCGTGCTTTCTACCAAGCTCTACTTGAATTGGAGCAAGAAGGTGGCATCGAAGCTCGTCATAGTCGCTACCAAACCAACCAAACCACATTGGTTGCAGGTATGCGCTCTCTTGGCTTTGAGCCGTTGCTTAATGATGATCTTCATTCACCTATCATTACCTCTTTCTATTCTCCAACTCATAGCGATTACCAATTCAAGGAATTCTATGACCGCTTGAAAGAACAAGGTTTTGTGATTTACCCGGGCAAGGTTTCAAACGCAGACTGCTTCCGAATCGGTAACATCGGTGAAGTGTACCCGTCAGACATTGAAGCTCTCATTGGCGCCGTGAAAAACGCTATGTACTGGGACATCAAATAA
- a CDS encoding aspartate aminotransferase family protein: protein MTTTNQEPILKATHFRSEGDVNTTPAREKWNESLNDDATQAMLKRDADVFLHQAMSTPCLDTLEAAEGIYIQDATGKKYMDFHGNNVHQLGYGHPHIINKVTQQMASLPFSPRRFTNETAVQCAEKLTQICGGDLNRVLFAPGGTSVIGMALKLARHVTNNFKVVSLWDSFHGASLDAISVGGEACFREGMGPLMAGVERIPPAVSYRGAFPLRGQSAGGESEATCDVHYADYLEYVIEKEGGIGAFIAEAVRNTDVQVPSKAYWKRIREICDKHNVMLIIDDIPNGMGRSGEWFTHQAFDIEPDILCIGKGFGGGLVPIAAMITKDKYNTAAQVSLGHYTHEKSPIGCAAALATMEVIEQENLLEKVQADSAFVREQLLQMKEKYPVIGDVRGIGLLWGVELVTDHITKTRAFDEAEAVLYQCLNDGLSFKVSQGNVIQLSPPLIISRSELEVALSVFEKAIAKVCKDFEYL from the coding sequence ATGACGACGACCAATCAAGAGCCGATTCTAAAGGCGACACACTTTCGAAGCGAAGGCGATGTGAACACCACGCCAGCACGCGAAAAATGGAACGAATCGCTAAACGATGATGCGACTCAAGCGATGTTAAAGCGTGATGCTGACGTGTTTCTTCATCAAGCCATGTCAACGCCTTGCCTAGACACACTTGAAGCAGCCGAAGGCATCTACATTCAAGATGCGACGGGCAAAAAGTACATGGACTTTCACGGTAACAATGTTCATCAACTAGGCTATGGTCATCCCCACATCATCAATAAAGTGACTCAGCAAATGGCGTCATTGCCGTTTTCACCGCGTCGCTTTACCAATGAAACTGCGGTTCAGTGTGCTGAGAAACTCACACAGATCTGCGGTGGTGATTTGAATCGCGTGTTGTTTGCTCCCGGTGGCACATCAGTGATCGGCATGGCGCTAAAACTTGCTAGACATGTCACCAACAATTTCAAAGTAGTGTCATTGTGGGACTCATTCCATGGCGCGTCACTCGATGCAATCTCAGTAGGTGGCGAAGCTTGTTTCCGCGAAGGCATGGGTCCATTAATGGCTGGCGTAGAACGCATTCCACCAGCGGTTTCCTATCGTGGCGCTTTTCCGCTTCGCGGGCAAAGCGCAGGCGGTGAAAGTGAGGCTACATGTGATGTGCACTACGCCGATTACCTTGAGTATGTGATTGAAAAAGAAGGTGGCATTGGTGCCTTCATTGCCGAAGCAGTGCGTAACACAGACGTTCAAGTACCAAGCAAAGCTTACTGGAAGCGCATCCGTGAGATCTGCGATAAGCATAACGTCATGTTGATCATCGACGACATTCCAAACGGTATGGGTCGCAGTGGCGAATGGTTCACTCACCAAGCTTTTGATATAGAACCTGATATTCTTTGTATCGGTAAAGGTTTTGGCGGCGGCTTAGTACCAATCGCAGCCATGATCACTAAAGACAAATACAACACGGCAGCGCAAGTTTCTCTTGGGCACTACACCCATGAAAAAAGCCCAATTGGTTGCGCGGCAGCACTCGCCACCATGGAAGTGATTGAGCAAGAAAACCTACTTGAAAAAGTACAAGCGGACAGCGCATTCGTGCGTGAACAACTGCTTCAAATGAAAGAGAAGTACCCAGTCATTGGTGACGTTCGCGGCATCGGCCTGCTCTGGGGGGTGGAATTGGTCACCGATCATATCACCAAAACCCGAGCTTTCGATGAAGCGGAAGCAGTACTTTACCAATGTCTAAACGATGGCCTGAGTTTCAAGGTGTCACAAGGTAATGTGATTCAGTTGAGCCCACCATTGATCATCAGCCGCAGCGAACTAGAAGTCGCTCTATCTGTATTCGAAAAAGCGATAGCAAAAGTCTGCAAAGACTTTGAATACCTTTAA
- the phnX gene encoding phosphonoacetaldehyde hydrolase — MNTTSPIQAVIFDWAGTIVDFGSFAPTSIFVEAFRQGFDFDIDLAEAREPMGIGKWDHIQAVGRIPAVDARWKAQFGRSMISEDVDAIYAAFMPLQKAKVADHAAPILNAIEVVNNLKEKNVKIGSCSGYPREVMDVLIPAAADYGYRPDNVVATDDLPQGGRPAPFMALKNVIDLGVTSVAACVKVDDAAPGIDEGHNAGMWTVGLVLSGNEAGLTYQEYLDADETTLAAAREKASVKLNKSNPHYLIDTIADLPGVIADIEKRLLAGERP, encoded by the coding sequence ATGAACACAACATCACCTATCCAAGCGGTTATCTTTGACTGGGCTGGCACTATCGTTGATTTTGGATCATTTGCTCCAACCAGTATTTTCGTTGAAGCATTCAGACAAGGTTTCGACTTTGATATCGACTTAGCAGAAGCGCGTGAACCTATGGGGATCGGCAAATGGGACCACATCCAAGCAGTTGGTCGAATTCCTGCTGTTGACGCTCGTTGGAAGGCTCAGTTCGGACGCTCTATGATAAGTGAAGACGTTGATGCGATCTACGCGGCATTCATGCCTCTTCAAAAAGCGAAAGTAGCCGATCACGCAGCACCTATTTTGAATGCGATAGAAGTGGTCAATAACCTAAAAGAGAAGAACGTGAAGATCGGGTCTTGTTCAGGTTACCCACGTGAAGTGATGGATGTTTTAATTCCTGCTGCTGCAGATTACGGTTACCGACCAGATAACGTGGTAGCGACCGACGACTTACCTCAAGGTGGTCGCCCTGCTCCATTTATGGCACTGAAAAACGTAATCGACCTAGGTGTAACTAGCGTTGCTGCGTGTGTAAAAGTAGACGACGCAGCACCGGGGATCGATGAAGGTCACAACGCAGGCATGTGGACAGTTGGACTTGTATTATCGGGGAACGAAGCAGGGTTAACGTATCAAGAATATTTAGATGCAGACGAGACAACACTTGCGGCTGCACGTGAAAAAGCAAGCGTTAAGCTAAACAAATCAAACCCACACTACTTAATCGATACCATTGCAGACCTACCAGGTGTCATTGCAGACATTGAAAAACGTTTGTTAGCCGGAGAGCGCCCATAA
- a CDS encoding OmpA family protein, translating into MKRLSKIMCAVIAASGFAAAPSIAATTYVGAKVGMGWLDSACVDNVDCEDDSVAGGIYGGYNFTDNIALELNADYLGDYDTSFNNNGATQRYSDSIVAISLSPMYRLAIKQQFDIFFKAGPAYIMHDDEDDVVLALGIGAEKQLSDDWALRVEYQYFDDFDDKIIQDLNSNLVTIGLSYNFGTGNTTASAATVATAAAVTQAPAEPIAEPEAVVVEEETVVIKAQTESFSQGMFETNSTELSTEGETALMPLVEVLQTYPQSSVNVVGHTDSTGAAEYNMMISKKRAAAVAAYIEEQGIEADRITATGEGEENPVATNDTAEGRAQNRRVDATIPSFEYQEEAQMEEVIVETAE; encoded by the coding sequence ATGAAAAGACTGTCAAAAATCATGTGTGCAGTAATAGCTGCTTCAGGTTTCGCTGCTGCTCCATCAATTGCCGCAACGACATACGTTGGCGCAAAAGTTGGCATGGGTTGGCTAGATAGCGCTTGTGTCGACAACGTTGATTGTGAAGATGATTCAGTTGCGGGCGGTATTTACGGTGGCTACAACTTTACCGATAACATTGCTCTAGAATTGAATGCAGATTACTTAGGTGATTATGACACCAGCTTTAACAACAACGGAGCGACTCAAAGATACAGCGATTCTATCGTAGCCATTTCTTTGAGCCCAATGTATCGACTAGCGATTAAACAACAATTTGATATCTTCTTCAAAGCAGGTCCTGCTTACATCATGCACGATGACGAAGACGACGTTGTTTTGGCCTTAGGTATCGGTGCCGAGAAACAGCTTTCAGACGATTGGGCGCTTAGAGTTGAATACCAATACTTCGATGATTTTGACGATAAGATTATCCAAGACCTTAACTCTAACCTTGTTACCATTGGTCTAAGCTACAATTTCGGTACAGGTAACACGACAGCTTCAGCCGCAACAGTAGCTACTGCGGCAGCGGTAACACAGGCTCCAGCTGAACCAATTGCAGAACCTGAAGCCGTTGTGGTTGAAGAAGAGACTGTTGTAATTAAAGCGCAAACTGAAAGCTTCTCTCAAGGCATGTTTGAGACAAACAGCACTGAACTGTCTACTGAGGGTGAAACTGCTCTAATGCCACTAGTAGAAGTGCTGCAAACTTACCCTCAATCGTCAGTCAATGTAGTTGGTCACACCGATTCAACAGGTGCAGCTGAGTACAACATGATGATCTCTAAGAAACGTGCTGCCGCTGTAGCTGCATACATCGAAGAGCAAGGTATTGAAGCAGACCGCATTACGGCTACAGGTGAAGGTGAAGAAAACCCAGTAGCAACAAACGATACAGCCGAGGGTCGTGCACAAAACCGTCGTGTTGACGCAACAATCCCAAGCTTCGAATATCAAGAAGAAGCGCAAATGGAAGAAGTTATCGTAGAAACGGCTGAATAA
- a CDS encoding OsmC family protein, which produces MQAEVKWVEGFKFLGQSQSGHSVVMDGSGGATAPSPMEMVLMAAGGCSSVDVVDGLKSAGQNITGCNAKLETTRRETAPKIFTVINIHFEVSGDNLDPELVAKVCADSLEKYCSVCLMLGAGVEMTHSWEIV; this is translated from the coding sequence ATGCAAGCAGAAGTTAAATGGGTCGAAGGCTTTAAATTCCTAGGTCAATCTCAATCAGGTCACTCTGTCGTGATGGATGGAAGTGGTGGTGCAACTGCGCCAAGCCCGATGGAAATGGTGTTAATGGCGGCTGGTGGTTGTAGCTCTGTTGATGTGGTTGATGGTTTGAAATCTGCAGGCCAGAACATCACAGGCTGTAATGCAAAACTTGAAACAACACGTCGTGAAACCGCACCAAAAATCTTTACCGTGATTAATATTCATTTTGAAGTATCGGGTGATAACCTTGATCCTGAGCTTGTTGCTAAAGTCTGTGCGGATTCATTAGAGAAATACTGTTCAGTATGTCTGATGCTCGGTGCTGGCGTAGAGATGACCCACAGCTGGGAAATAGTTTAG